Proteins encoded in a region of the Halosimplex halophilum genome:
- a CDS encoding ABC transporter substrate-binding protein, with protein sequence MRVASLLPSATEICYALGVEPVGVSHECDWPPAAAELPTLDRSRVDPDQPSAAINEQVAQAEQEHGGVYEIDLDALAEVDPDVVVTQGVCDVCAVDTLLVEEAIAEAGVDAEVLTTDVHSLDDLYADIERFGDVFDREPRADELVADLRKRVAAVRERTEGIPAEDRPSVAVFDWLDPVMVAGHWMPELVAAAGGTYPMADTGDRSTPREWASVREADPDAVVAAPCGFGLDQTLDSAGELTARPGFADLSAAESGRVYAMDGHYYVNRPGPRLVDTLEHLAGLLHPDRFDAPPEDVARELPVDAAKREEPAA encoded by the coding sequence ATGCGCGTCGCTTCCCTCCTGCCGTCGGCCACCGAGATCTGTTACGCCCTCGGGGTCGAACCCGTCGGCGTCTCCCACGAGTGCGACTGGCCGCCCGCGGCCGCCGAGTTACCGACGCTGGACCGCTCGCGGGTCGACCCCGACCAGCCGAGTGCCGCGATCAACGAACAGGTCGCACAGGCCGAGCAGGAACACGGCGGCGTCTACGAGATCGATCTGGACGCGCTCGCCGAAGTCGACCCCGACGTGGTGGTCACCCAGGGCGTCTGCGACGTGTGCGCCGTCGACACGCTCCTCGTCGAGGAGGCCATCGCCGAGGCGGGCGTCGACGCCGAGGTGCTCACGACCGACGTGCACAGCCTCGACGACCTCTACGCCGACATCGAGCGCTTCGGCGACGTGTTCGACCGCGAGCCGCGGGCCGACGAACTGGTCGCGGACCTCCGGAAACGGGTCGCGGCCGTCCGCGAGCGGACGGAGGGGATCCCCGCCGAGGACCGGCCGAGCGTCGCCGTCTTCGACTGGCTCGACCCCGTCATGGTCGCCGGCCACTGGATGCCCGAACTCGTCGCGGCGGCGGGCGGCACGTACCCGATGGCCGACACCGGCGACCGCTCGACGCCCCGCGAGTGGGCGAGCGTCCGGGAGGCCGACCCCGACGCCGTCGTCGCCGCGCCGTGCGGGTTCGGGCTCGACCAGACGCTCGACAGCGCCGGCGAACTGACCGCCAGGCCGGGGTTCGCGGATCTGTCCGCCGCCGAGTCCGGCCGCGTCTACGCGATGGACGGCCACTACTACGTGAACCGGCCCGGCCCCAGGCTGGTCGACACGCTGGAACACCTCGCCGGCCTCCTGCACCCCGACCGGTTCGACGCTCCGCCCGAGGACGTGGCGCGCGAACTGCCCGTCGACGCGGCGAAGCGGGAAGAACCGGCGGCGTAG
- a CDS encoding DUF7096 domain-containing protein has protein sequence MAEVSPAVAALVVVLGAVGGVPVAALTDAGAGAQQATAEGTGNDSLAPGERFAGVVGVEAVEFESEVEARAFGQRVAAARSNESAAAVVAAEVDDLAARLDALDERAAELRRAHENGTLSEGEFRARIAAVHANQRALQRQINRTDSVARRLPDAALEARGIDPGAIERLRSQAAELSGPEVAAIARTIAGRNAGSGLGGPPPFVENRTGPPDGTGPPDDAGPRDDGGPPDDAGPPDDTGPPGRTETPEEANERDDDDRSDRDDTPSTASPTPTVTPTPTASPTPTAPPTPTPTPTVTDTPDPTDAPDTPDPTDAPDTPDPTDAPDTPDPTDAPDTPDPTDAPDSSGGTASPTPTPSPTPTLTPTATPTPTATLTPTATPSPTATPTPTATPTPTATPTATPTTVPTPTATPTSTPTGDQNDTPDPTDPPDTSDPTDAPDTADPTDAPDTADPTDAPDSLGGGWPAGTSGGGGGGLPAGVSLVASVEAPAHDRAVGATDDAEGDDVEGGDAEGDGPDA, from the coding sequence ATGGCCGAAGTATCGCCCGCCGTGGCGGCGCTCGTGGTGGTCCTCGGAGCCGTGGGTGGCGTGCCGGTCGCGGCGCTGACGGACGCGGGGGCCGGGGCACAGCAGGCCACGGCGGAGGGAACGGGCAACGACTCGCTGGCGCCGGGCGAGCGGTTCGCGGGCGTGGTCGGCGTCGAGGCGGTCGAGTTCGAGAGCGAGGTCGAGGCGCGGGCGTTCGGGCAGCGGGTCGCCGCGGCGCGCTCGAACGAGTCGGCGGCGGCGGTGGTCGCCGCCGAGGTCGACGACCTGGCGGCGCGGCTGGACGCGCTCGACGAACGGGCGGCGGAACTGCGCCGCGCTCACGAGAACGGCACGCTGAGCGAGGGGGAGTTCCGGGCGCGCATCGCGGCCGTCCACGCCAACCAGCGGGCGCTCCAGCGGCAGATCAACCGGACCGACTCCGTCGCCCGGCGACTGCCGGACGCGGCGCTGGAGGCCCGCGGTATCGACCCCGGCGCGATCGAGCGGCTCCGCTCGCAGGCCGCCGAGTTGAGCGGCCCGGAGGTGGCCGCCATCGCGCGGACGATCGCCGGACGGAATGCCGGATCCGGCCTCGGTGGGCCGCCCCCCTTCGTCGAGAACCGCACGGGGCCGCCGGACGGGACCGGCCCGCCGGACGACGCTGGCCCGCGAGACGACGGCGGGCCACCTGACGACGCCGGTCCACCTGACGACACGGGACCGCCGGGGCGCACGGAGACGCCCGAGGAAGCGAACGAACGGGACGACGACGACCGGTCTGACAGAGACGACACGCCCTCGACTGCGTCTCCCACGCCGACTGTGACTCCGACGCCGACGGCATCCCCGACCCCGACCGCGCCCCCCACGCCGACACCAACACCGACAGTTACCGACACGCCGGATCCGACGGACGCGCCGGATACACCGGATCCGACGGACGCGCCGGACACGCCGGATCCGACGGACGCGCCGGATACACCGGATCCGACGGACGCGCCGGACACGCCGGACCCGACCGATGCGCCGGATTCATCGGGCGGGACGGCGAGCCCCACTCCGACGCCGTCGCCCACCCCCACTCTGACTCCGACTGCTACCCCGACACCGACCGCTACACTCACACCGACTGCTACACCCTCACCGACTGCTACCCCGACACCGACTGCTACCCCGACACCGACTGCTACACCCACAGCGACTCCGACGACCGTCCCGACGCCGACGGCCACGCCGACTTCGACCCCGACGGGGGACCAGAACGACACGCCGGACCCGACGGACCCGCCCGACACCTCGGATCCGACGGACGCGCCGGATACGGCGGATCCGACGGACGCGCCGGATACGGCGGATCCGACCGACGCGCCCGATAGCCTGGGCGGGGGCTGGCCGGCGGGGACGTCCGGCGGGGGCGGCGGGGGTCTGCCCGCCGGCGTCTCGCTCGTGGCGTCGGTCGAGGCGCCCGCGCACGACCGGGCGGTCGGGGCGACCGACGACGCCGAGGGGGACGATGTCGAAGGGGGCGACGCCGAGGGGGACGGGCCCGACGCGTGA
- a CDS encoding DUF7554 family protein — protein MDTRADIEVETLLKVVLVLVVVWLALEVLDALTDLLLGALQPVVGLVIAALIVLWLLDRI, from the coding sequence ATGGACACACGGGCGGACATCGAGGTCGAGACGCTGCTGAAGGTCGTGCTCGTGCTCGTCGTCGTCTGGCTCGCGCTGGAGGTCCTCGACGCCCTCACGGACCTGCTGCTGGGCGCGCTACAGCCGGTCGTCGGCCTCGTCATCGCCGCGCTGATCGTCCTCTGGCTGCTCGACCGGATCTGA
- a CDS encoding 2'-5' RNA ligase family protein, which yields MYSLNVPVPGTVAALARDLGTRLGTADLRQRGEHTLVAKRLGRGDAARYHELEARAREALRGEPPFEVRVTGVDVFTDVPRGEGPVVYLAVESPGLVDLHRRLCERFDPVDDVEGDDYVPHVTVARGGSVERAAGLRDTPFDPVEWTAERLEFWDAERSQSVSSVSLG from the coding sequence GTGTACAGCCTGAACGTCCCCGTGCCCGGGACGGTCGCCGCCCTCGCCCGCGACCTGGGGACCCGCCTCGGGACCGCCGACCTTCGCCAGCGCGGCGAGCACACCCTCGTCGCCAAGCGCCTCGGCCGCGGCGACGCCGCCCGCTACCACGAACTCGAAGCCCGCGCCCGCGAAGCCCTCCGCGGCGAACCCCCCTTCGAGGTGCGGGTCACCGGCGTCGACGTCTTCACCGACGTACCCCGCGGCGAGGGGCCCGTCGTCTACCTCGCCGTCGAGAGCCCCGGCCTCGTCGACCTGCACCGGCGGCTCTGCGAGCGCTTCGACCCCGTCGACGACGTGGAGGGCGACGACTACGTCCCCCACGTCACGGTGGCCCGGGGCGGCTCCGTCGAGCGGGCCGCGGGCCTCCGGGACACCCCCTTCGACCCCGTCGAGTGGACCGCCGAACGGCTGGAGTTCTGGGACGCCGAACGGTCCCAGTCCGTCAGCTCCGTGTCGCTGGGCTGA
- a CDS encoding helix-turn-helix transcriptional regulator, giving the protein MRDASRGAVVSVAVALLCLSAVGPAVGAAGERGYPSLTDRGIAAQAEPPPAFQSAVDPDVVVMRATVDENGTAAWTVEFRVRLDDENTTEAFESVRADVRENPSSFTDQFATGMRRTVASAENRTGREMALEGVRVAATREQLPQEYGVLTYRFTWTNFAATDGDRLRIGDSLSGFFLDGESSLVLGWPAGYEPESVTPDPDETGNGSATWRGPADFGSNEPRVVAAPAGGGPPTAAVAAALLLLVAAAGAVGWLYRSRDGVPIGGATGTDPSSGASGAAADQNGAADGAGDAAEETDDGEAADDSDEPPAELLSNEERVIRLVEDNGGRIKQQQIASEFDWTDAKTSQVVGTLREEDAVETFRIGRENVVALPEESDL; this is encoded by the coding sequence ATGAGAGACGCGTCGCGGGGGGCCGTGGTGTCAGTCGCCGTCGCGCTGCTGTGTCTGTCGGCAGTCGGGCCTGCCGTCGGGGCCGCCGGCGAGCGGGGGTACCCCTCGCTGACCGACCGGGGTATCGCGGCCCAGGCGGAGCCGCCGCCGGCCTTCCAGTCGGCGGTCGACCCGGACGTGGTGGTGATGCGCGCGACCGTCGACGAGAACGGCACCGCGGCGTGGACCGTCGAGTTCCGGGTGCGACTGGACGACGAGAACACGACCGAGGCCTTCGAGTCGGTCCGGGCGGACGTGCGCGAGAACCCGTCGTCGTTCACGGACCAGTTCGCGACGGGCATGCGCCGGACGGTCGCCAGCGCCGAGAACCGGACCGGTCGCGAGATGGCGCTGGAGGGCGTCCGCGTCGCCGCGACCAGGGAGCAACTCCCCCAGGAGTACGGCGTCCTGACCTACCGGTTCACGTGGACGAACTTCGCGGCGACCGACGGCGACCGGCTGCGGATCGGCGACTCGCTGTCGGGCTTTTTCCTCGACGGCGAGTCCTCGCTCGTGCTCGGGTGGCCGGCCGGCTACGAGCCGGAGTCGGTGACGCCCGACCCCGACGAGACCGGCAACGGGTCGGCCACCTGGCGCGGCCCCGCCGACTTCGGGTCGAACGAGCCGCGAGTGGTCGCCGCGCCCGCCGGGGGCGGTCCGCCGACGGCCGCGGTCGCCGCGGCGCTGCTCCTGCTCGTCGCCGCGGCCGGCGCCGTCGGGTGGCTCTACCGCTCGCGCGACGGGGTCCCGATCGGCGGCGCGACCGGGACCGACCCGTCGAGCGGAGCGAGCGGGGCAGCGGCGGACCAGAACGGGGCCGCCGACGGGGCGGGCGACGCCGCCGAGGAGACCGACGACGGCGAGGCGGCCGACGACAGCGACGAACCCCCGGCGGAACTGCTGAGCAACGAGGAGCGGGTGATCCGGCTGGTCGAGGACAACGGCGGGCGGATCAAACAGCAGCAGATCGCGAGCGAGTTCGACTGGACCGACGCGAAGACCAGCCAGGTCGTCGGCACCCTCCGCGAGGAGGACGCCGTCGAGACGTTCCGCATCGGCCGCGAGAACGTCGTCGCCCTGCCCGAGGAGAGCGACTTGTAG
- a CDS encoding argininosuccinate synthase: MTSDPSGTVALAFSGGLDTTVCVPLIKEEYGYDDVIGVTVDVGQPAKEFDEARETAEELGLDHYVVDAKQEFADLCLQSVKANGSYQGYPLGTALARPVIANAILEVAEEQGCTALAHGCTGKGNDQLRFEAVWRASDLDVLAPVRELGLTREWESEYAEEKGLPVEGGDGGRWSIDTNLWSRSVEGSELEDPNHVPGEEIYDWTQAPGSAEPETVEVEFEQGEVVAVDGEDQDAVSLIEDLNERAGKHGVGRSDIMEDRMLGLKVRENYEHPAATVLLTAHEALESLVLTQEERAFKQQVDQRWAQKGYEGLVEAPLTKALESFIEQTQRKVTGTVTVKLDGGQARAVGRDSEYAVYSESAASFNEEAVTDDIEQNDATGVAKYHGFQSRLANRVAENVAAKQAEAATDGGEDTDE, from the coding sequence ATGACATCCGACCCATCCGGCACCGTCGCGCTCGCCTTCTCCGGCGGGCTCGACACCACAGTCTGCGTCCCGCTCATCAAAGAAGAGTACGGCTACGACGACGTCATCGGCGTCACCGTCGACGTCGGCCAGCCCGCGAAGGAGTTCGACGAGGCCCGCGAGACCGCCGAGGAACTCGGCCTCGACCACTACGTCGTCGACGCCAAGCAGGAGTTCGCCGACCTCTGCCTGCAGTCCGTCAAGGCCAACGGCTCCTACCAGGGCTATCCCCTCGGGACCGCGCTGGCCCGTCCGGTCATCGCCAACGCGATCCTCGAAGTCGCCGAAGAGCAGGGCTGTACCGCGCTGGCCCACGGCTGCACGGGGAAGGGCAACGACCAGCTCCGCTTCGAGGCCGTCTGGCGCGCCTCCGACCTGGACGTGCTCGCGCCCGTCCGCGAACTCGGCCTGACCCGCGAGTGGGAGAGCGAGTACGCCGAAGAGAAGGGCCTGCCCGTCGAGGGCGGCGACGGCGGCCGCTGGAGCATCGACACCAACCTCTGGAGCCGCTCGGTCGAGGGCTCCGAGCTCGAAGACCCCAACCACGTCCCCGGCGAGGAGATCTACGACTGGACGCAGGCGCCCGGGTCGGCCGAGCCGGAGACCGTCGAGGTCGAGTTCGAGCAGGGCGAGGTCGTCGCCGTCGACGGCGAGGACCAGGACGCCGTTTCGCTCATCGAGGACCTCAACGAGCGCGCCGGCAAGCACGGCGTCGGTCGCTCCGACATCATGGAGGACCGCATGCTCGGGCTGAAAGTCAGGGAGAACTACGAGCACCCCGCGGCGACGGTGCTGCTGACGGCCCACGAGGCCCTGGAGTCGCTCGTCCTGACCCAGGAGGAGCGCGCGTTCAAACAGCAGGTCGACCAGCGCTGGGCCCAGAAGGGCTACGAGGGCCTGGTCGAGGCGCCGCTGACGAAGGCCCTGGAGAGCTTCATCGAGCAGACCCAGCGGAAGGTCACCGGCACGGTGACGGTCAAGCTCGACGGCGGCCAGGCCCGCGCGGTCGGCCGCGACAGCGAGTACGCCGTCTACAGCGAGTCCGCCGCCTCGTTCAACGAGGAGGCGGTGACCGACGACATCGAGCAGAACGACGCCACGGGCGTCGCGAAGTACCACGGCTTCCAGTCCCGGTTGGCCAACCGCGTCGCCGAGAACGTGGCCGCGAAACAGGCGGAGGCCGCCACGGACGGCGGCGAGGACACGGACGAGTGA
- the argH gene encoding argininosuccinate lyase — protein MTDGEGTLGADEAADASGAADQTDATTGGTAVRRDRFSGGPARGFMSSLAADQRIFEADLQVDRAHTVMLAEQDIVDDEDAAAILAALDDVEAAGHGELPDAEDVHEAIETAVIERVGPEGGRMHTARSRNDEVATCIRYRLRSDLFEALEAVVGAREQLLDAAADHTETLLPGFTHLQYAQPVTVAHWILSYEGPLARDTERLLAALDTTNQSPLGAAAFAGTPFDVDRERTAELLGFDGTVANSMDATSSRDFLVETTGALTTLATTLSGLAEDLVVYSGRDYLEISDDYASTSSIMPQKKNPDTLEIVRATAGEAQGALQRLLTTLKGLPRSYNIDLQEATPPAWTAVDSVPPALEVATGALTTAEWHDEVLEAEAAAGFSTATGVADRLAMAGVPFRTAHEVVASVAENLDPGQDTPEIAELEAAAERILGEPLTAYVDEEALEATLDPVESVAMRDSPGGPAPEAVTAQIDDARERLAADEAAVAGRRDAVTGALDGLETAVADYV, from the coding sequence ATGACCGACGGCGAGGGCACCCTCGGCGCGGACGAGGCGGCCGACGCGAGCGGCGCGGCCGACCAGACCGACGCGACGACCGGCGGGACCGCGGTCCGCCGCGACCGCTTCTCGGGCGGCCCCGCGCGCGGGTTCATGTCCTCGCTGGCCGCCGACCAGCGGATCTTCGAGGCCGACCTGCAGGTCGACCGCGCCCACACGGTGATGCTGGCCGAGCAGGACATCGTCGACGACGAGGACGCCGCGGCCATCCTGGCGGCGCTGGACGACGTGGAGGCGGCGGGCCACGGCGAGTTACCCGACGCCGAGGACGTCCACGAGGCCATCGAAACCGCCGTAATCGAGCGCGTCGGCCCCGAGGGCGGGCGGATGCACACCGCCCGCTCGCGCAACGACGAGGTGGCGACCTGCATCCGGTATCGCCTGCGCTCGGATCTCTTCGAGGCGCTGGAGGCGGTCGTGGGGGCGCGCGAGCAGTTGCTCGACGCGGCCGCCGACCACACCGAGACGCTGCTGCCCGGGTTCACGCACCTGCAGTACGCCCAGCCGGTGACCGTGGCCCACTGGATACTGTCCTACGAGGGGCCGCTGGCCCGCGATACGGAACGGCTGCTCGCGGCGCTGGACACCACGAACCAGTCGCCGCTCGGTGCGGCCGCCTTCGCCGGGACACCGTTCGACGTGGACCGCGAGCGCACCGCCGAACTGCTGGGCTTCGACGGGACGGTCGCGAACTCGATGGACGCCACGTCCTCCCGGGATTTCCTCGTCGAGACGACGGGCGCGCTGACGACGCTGGCGACGACGCTGTCGGGGCTGGCGGAGGATCTCGTGGTCTACAGCGGCCGGGACTACCTGGAGATCAGCGACGACTACGCCTCCACGTCGTCGATCATGCCCCAGAAAAAGAACCCCGACACGCTGGAGATCGTCCGCGCCACGGCCGGGGAGGCCCAGGGGGCGCTCCAGCGGCTGTTGACGACGCTGAAGGGGCTGCCCCGGTCGTACAACATCGACCTGCAGGAGGCGACGCCGCCGGCCTGGACCGCGGTCGATTCGGTGCCGCCCGCGCTGGAGGTGGCGACGGGCGCGCTCACGACCGCCGAGTGGCACGACGAGGTGCTCGAAGCGGAGGCGGCGGCCGGGTTCTCGACGGCGACGGGCGTGGCGGATCGGCTGGCGATGGCGGGGGTGCCCTTCCGGACGGCCCACGAGGTCGTCGCGTCGGTCGCCGAGAACCTCGACCCCGGCCAGGATACCCCGGAGATCGCCGAACTGGAGGCAGCGGCGGAGAGGATCCTGGGCGAACCGCTCACGGCGTACGTCGACGAGGAGGCGCTGGAAGCGACGCTCGACCCCGTCGAGAGCGTGGCGATGCGCGATTCGCCGGGCGGACCCGCCCCCGAGGCCGTGACTGCACAGATCGACGACGCCCGGGAACGCCTCGCGGCCGACGAGGCGGCGGTCGCCGGCCGCCGCGACGCCGTGACCGGCGCGCTCGACGGACTCGAAACGGCGGTGGCCGACTATGTCTGA